A single region of the Triticum dicoccoides isolate Atlit2015 ecotype Zavitan chromosome 2B, WEW_v2.0, whole genome shotgun sequence genome encodes:
- the LOC119360701 gene encoding uncharacterized protein LOC119360701 produces the protein MANGGGGGGGGEHLVQITAGGGAGQGKDAAPEKWLNRFVLAFVLMERLGNALGTLAFTWATVVLLGGYASKLTSDGDFAFATTLIFLEAVRYTIGCRAASLWTLWSPLVAIVLLAPSMSKDRSMIQWGVFAVLLVAVVIATISNLRYKRISKLVDNVLGSKQEFWRKVTINLCMIAALGMLMYMLDENERSMMITFEVCALLIVSFGNLQIPAAVVRVMLALNELSQPAAYDESKDGQKNIKASLRIFYGMVLGQGILYAVACMFEFFSFIPRRSLIRGGGFKGQWGMKSVNMYYAFASEKCMQGGVLAPKKISLSTFAMGSVNSDSSKNQLAGIRMMHNFMQSQPTKAQLLSKLATSTKTMARIIRMLDWTSPKDTAIRLYAAKVTAELAKNLRAGTIPGTMQLVSALLDADRRLERGNPLLDTDDEHERRQDPVLNTEDSREVADNQFQTQAQLRDTDILLETESRSTQEVGMNKQNSCVLRCWQHISEFWSIPKEQLQTDHDLLPAIAMSIIESLAGVDQDNCVEISKAADLIPKIIRFTICRIDTMNTKAQPEILLKSSLKVLQRLTSIGREIGITLRYKITEHPFLLSNFSDILGDGKSNHISRKLVAGILRNIAVDEKTRQNIGRFQMIITKLMQAFFNSEGTMSTNADHLSRKVAGQALAMLTIQSVQNCLVISKEPGIMKELKILIHDRRYIYVAASLLRNLCLHARSKLRESDLKELSHTLREVSPANSSNKYTIRDGILDVDGAELEILIGLSSQICKVIPEDFTRELDNGQIKQRFAKRLVDTVNANMKPSAHCPGIRRVILEQVIHLMEYNSRYADCFNGFGMINALSRVEQTPSKAENYMLFLGDAGFMEYDTPLSDLVARAKEFMGCD, from the exons ATGGCcaacggcggaggcggcggtggcggcggtgagcACCTTGTCCAGATAAcagccggcggcggcgccgggcaAGGCAAGGATGCCGCGCCGGAGAAATGGCTGAATCGCTTCGTTCTTGCCTTTGTGCTGATGGAGAGGCTGGGCAACGCGCTTGGCACGCTGGCATTCACGTGGGCCACCGTCGTCCTGCTCGGCGGCTACGCCAGCAAACTCACCTCCGATGGTGATTTTGCGTTCGCGACAACCTTAATTTTCTTAGAGGCCGTAAG ATATACAATTGGATGTCGTGCCGCATCATTGTGGACTCTATGGAGTCCATTAGTTGCAATCGTATTGCTAGCTCCCTCTATGTCAAAAGACCGGTCCATGATTCAATGGGGAGTGTTTGCAGTACTACTTGTGGCAGTGGTCATAGCAACAATAAGCAATCTGCGCTACAAAAGAATCAGCAaactagtagacaatgttctaggcAGCAAACAAGAATTTTGGCGCAAGGTTACTATAAACCTGTGCATGATTGCTGCTCTAGGGATGCTGATGTACATGCTTGATGAAAATGAGAGATCTATGATGATCACATTCGAGGTATGTGCCCTATTGATAGTGTCATTTGGCAACTTACAGATTCCAGCAGCAGTTGTGCGGGTCATGCTAGCATTAAATGAGCTTAGCCAGCCTGCTGCATATGATGAAAGCAAGGATGGCCAAAAAAACATTAAAGCCTCTTTAAGAATCTTCTATGGGATGGTGCTTGGACAAGGAATACTCTATGCCGTGGCCTGCATGTTTGAGTTCTTTTCTTTCATCCCTCGAAGATCCCTCATCCGCGGTGGTGGATTTAAAGGTCAGTGGGGAATGAAATCTGTCAATATGTATTACGCATTTGCGTCAGAGAAATGCATGCAAGGGGGTGTGCTTGCTCCAAAGAAGATCAGCCTCAGCACCTTTGCCATGGGTTCTGTGAACTCGGATTCATCCAAGAATCAGCTCGCCGGGATACGAATGATGCACAACTTTATGCAAAGTCAACCAACCAAGGCACAACTCCTTTCAAAACTCGCCACTTCTACCAAGACGATGGCCAGAATAATCAGAATGTTGGATTGGACAAGTCCAAAGGATACAGCTATCAGATTATATGCCGCAAAGGTCACTGCAGAGCTTGCAAAGAACCTCCGTGCAGGCACTATCCCTGGTACAATGCAGCTTGTATCTGCACTTCTTGACGCTGATCGCAGACTGGAAAGAGGAAACCCACTCCTAGACACTGATGATGAACACGAACGAAGACAAGATCCAGTTCTGAATACAGAAGATAGCAGAGAGGTGGCTGATAACCAATTCCAAACACAAGCTCAACTTCGGGACACTGATATCCTGCTGGAAACAGAAAGCAGATCAACCCAAGAAGTTGGCATGAACAAACAGAACTCGTGCGTGCTCAGATGCTGGCAGCATATTTCAGAATTCTGGTCAATACCCAAGGAACAGCTGCAGACAGACCACGATCTTCTACCTGCAATAGCGATGTCAATTATTGAAAGTCTTGCTGGTGTTGACCAGGACAACTGTGTGGAGATCAGCAAAGCAGCTGACCTCATCCCGAAGATCATAAGATTCACAATCTGCAGAATTGACACGATGAATACCAAGGCACAACCAGAGATCCTGCTCAAATCATCACTGAAGGTGCTGCAAAGGCTCACAAGCATTGGCAGGGAAATCGGCATCACACTGCGGTACAAGATAACAGAACACCCCTTTCTATTGAGTAACTTCTCAGACATCCTTGGAGATGGCAAGAGCAACCACATATCGAGAAAGTTGGTGGCAGGAATCCTCAGAAATATTGCCGTTGATGAGAAAACAAGGCAGAACATTGGTCGCTTCCAAATGATCATCACCAAGCTGATGCAGGCATTTTTCAACTCAGAAGGAACTATGAGTACCAATGCTGATCACCTGTCACGGAAGGTCGCCGGGCAAGCACTGGCAATGCTGACAATACAAAGCGTCCAAAACTGCTTGGTTATATCGAAGGAGCCAGGGATCATGAAGGAACTCAAAATCTTGATCCATGATAGAAGGTACATATATGTGGCGGCAAGCCTGCTGCGTAATCTGTGCCTGCATGCTCGATCCAAGCTCAGAGAGTCAGACTTGAAGGAGCTATCTCATACCTTGAGAGAGGTGAGCCCTGCTAATTCGAGCAACAAGTACACTATTAGAGATGG AATACTGGACGTGGATGGGGCAGAACTAGAGATCCTGATTGGCCTTAGTTCACAGATATGTAAAGTTATTCCTGAAGACTTTACCAGAGAACTAGACAATGGTCAGATTAAGCAGAGATTTGCGAAGAGGCTTGTCGACACAGTGAATGCAAACATGAAACCTAGTGCTCATTGTCCTGGGATCAGGAGAGTTATACTCGAGCAAGTTATACACTTGATGGAGTATAATTCTCGCTATGCGGATTGCTTCAACGGATTCGGGATGATAAATGCACTATCAAGGGTAGAACAAACACCATCAAAGGCTGAAAACTACATGCTCTTCTTGGGAGATGCAGGATTCATGGAGTACGACACGCCTCTCTCTGATCTTGTGGCCAGGGCAAAAGAATTTATGGGCTGTGACTGA
- the LOC119367420 gene encoding uncharacterized protein LOC119367420: MPPMANDGGGGGGGEHHVQITAGGARQSKVDPPEKQLYRFIRSVVLIERVGNALGTLAFTWATVVLLGGYASQLHPDDDFVFATILIFLETARMCSRDKNGLDYQLFFNTRGAFKPIGWSGLTVIACFCGVLKIIWMKYRIASMVLLLSPILVRSLSEVSPGVWYPMRSAASLGSPLVAIVLLAPSISKDHSLFEWAVFLVLLGAVLVATISNLHVRRTNKFVDSLPGSKQESWCQVIINMCMIAALGMLVYMFGAHEHETSTMIIIEVCALVILSFGNLQIPAAVVRVILASGGFTLVDRSTEPAYNEKLDGQQNIKASLKIFYGIMLAQGILYAMACMFEFFSYIPRRSLACRVGVNAQWGKKSVNMYYAYASEKCKQGGVLAPKKISLSTFAMDSVKSDFFLEKSDSTKNQLYGVQVVHNFLQSEVTKAQLLSKLATSNKTMTRIIRMLDWTSPKDTAIRLYAAKVMVELAKNLRVGTIPGTMQLVSALLDAESRLKRGNPLLDTDDEHEERQAPFLEGNQEQGYHHTVRDVADNQGQRPNPVQDTDDLLEETQNCSTQQACNDKHNYILKCWQWISELRPIPNEQPSTDHDLLPALAMTIIENLAGCDQDNCVEISKAADLISKIIGFTSYRSDTMNTDIEQKILLKSSLKVLQRLTSIGGEIGITLRCKISKHPFLLSNLSDILGDDKSSQISRKLVAGILRNIAIDEKTRQDIGRFQMIITKLMQTFLSAEGTMSANSDHLSRKVAGQALAMLTVQSVQNCLVILKEPEFMKELKILIHDKRYIYVAASMLRNLCLHSEAELRDSDLKELCHTLREVWERIMDVDGAELEILIGLSSQICKVNPKDFTRELDNGQIKQRFLKRLIDTLNENMKPSTHCPGIRRVIVEQIIHLMECNSSYADCLSEFRMTEALSMVEQTLSEAEDYRLFLGDEGFMKYNVPLSNFVAIAKKMYALRCVMAQAQENRD, from the exons GATGTGCAGCCGCGACAAGAACGGACTAGATTATCAACTGTTCTTTAATACCAGAGGAGCATTTAAGCCTATTGGCTGGAGTGGACTGACTGTAATTGCCTGTTTTTGTGGTGTGCTGAAAATCATCTGGATGAAGTATCGGATCGCTAGCATGGTGCTCTTATTGAGTCCAATACTTGTCCGGTCATTATCTGAGGTGTCACCAGGAGTATGGTATCCGATGCGTAGTGCTGCATCACTAGGGAGTCCATTAGTTGCAATCGTATTGCTAGCTCCCTCTATATCAAAAGACCACTCGTTGTTCGAATGGGCAGTGTTCTTAGTACTACTTGGGGcagtgctcgtagcaacaataagcAATCTGCACGTCAGAAGAACCAATAAATTTGTGGACAGTCTTCCAGGCAGCAAACAAGAATCTTGGTGTCAAGTTATTATAAACATGTGCATGATTGCTGCTCTAGGGATGCTGGTGTACATGTTTGGTGCACATGAACATGAAACATCAACGATGATCATAATTGAAGTATGTGCACTAGTGATACTGTCATTTGGCAACTTACAGATTCCAGCAGCAGTTGTGCGTGTCATTCTAGCATCAGGTGGGTTTACCCTAGTAGATCGTAGTACTGAGCCTGCATAcaatgaaaaacttgatggtcaacaAAACATTAAAGCATCTCTAAAAATCTTTTATGGGATTATGCTTGCACAAGGAATACTCTATGCCATGGCCTGCATGTTCGAGTTCTTCTCTTACATCCCTCGAAGATCCCTCGCCTGCCGTGTTGGAGTTAATGCTCAGTGGGGAAAGAAATCTGTCAATATGTATTATGCATATGCGTCAGAGAAATGCAAGCAAGGGGGTGTTCTTGCTCCAAAGAAGATCAGCCTCAGCACCTTTGCCATGGATTCTGTGAAGTCGGATTTTTTTTtggagaaatcagattcaaccaaaaATCAGCTCTACGGGGTACAAGTGGTGCACAACTTTCTGCAAAGTGAAGTAACCAAGGCACAACTCCTTTCAAAACTCGCCACTTCTAACAAGACGATGACCAGAATAATCAGAATGTTGGATTGGACAAGTCCAAAGGATACAGCTATCAGATTATATGCCGCAAAGGTCATGGTGGAGCTTGCAAAGAATCTCCGTGTTGGCACTATCCCTGGTACAATGCAGCTTGTATCTGCACTTCTTGACGCTGAAAGCAGACTGAAAAGAGGAAATCCACTCTTAGACACCGATGATGAACACGAAGAAAGACAAGCTCCATTTCTGGAAGGTAACCAAGAGCAAGGATATCATCATACGGTAAGGGATGTAGCTGATAACCAAGGGCAAAGGCCCAACCCAGTTCAAGACACTGATGATCTGCTCGAGGAAACACAAAACTGCTCGACCCAACAAGCTTGCAACGACAAACATAACTACATACTCAAATGCTGGCAGTGGATTTCAGAATTACGTCCAATTCCCAATGAACAACCATCGACAGACCATGATCTTCTCCCTGCACTGGCCATGACAATTATTGAAAATCTTGCTGGTTGTGATCAAGACAACTGTGTGGAGATCAGCAAAGCAGCTGATCTTATCTCGAAGATCATAGGATTCACAAGCTACAGAAGTGACACAATGAATACTGATATAGAACAGAAGATCCTACTGAAGTCATCACTGAAGGTACTCCAAAGGCTCACAAGCATTGGCGGGGAAATTGGCATCACACTGCGGTGCAAGATATCGAAACACCCCTTCCTACTGAGTAACCTCTCAGACATCCTTGGAGACGACAAGAGCAGCCAGATATCGAGAAAGTTGGTGGCGGGAATACTCAGAAACATTGCCATTGATGAGAAAACAAGACAGGACATTGGTCGCTTCCAAATGATCATCACCAAGCTGATGCAGACATTTCTCAGTGCAGAAGGAACCATGAGTGCCAATTCTGATCACTTGTCAAGGAAGGTCGCCGGGCAAGCACTGGCAATGCTGACAGTACAAAGTGTTCAAAACTGCTTGGTTATACTGAAGGAGCCAGAGTTCATGAAGGAACTCAAAATCTTGATCCATGATAAACGGTACATATATGTGGCGGCAAGCATGTTGCGTAATCTGTGCCTGCACAGTGAAGCCGAGCTCAGAGACTCAGACCTGAAGGAGCTATGTCATACCTTACGAGAG GTGTGGGAAAGAATAATGGACGTGGATGGGGCAGAACTAGAGATCCTGATTGGGCTTAGTTCACAGATATGTAAAGTTAATCCTAAAGACTTCACCCGTGAACTCGACAATGGTCAGATTAAGCAGAGATTTCTGAAGAGGCTTATCGACACACTGAATGAAAATATGAAACCTAGCACTCATTGTCCTGGGATCAGGAGGGTGATAGTTGAGCAAATCATACACTTGATGGAGTGCAATTCTAGTTATGCAGATTGCTTGAGTGAATTCAGGATGACAGAAGCATTATCAATGGTAGAACAAACACTGTCAGAGGCTGAGGACTACAGGCTCTTCTTGGGTGATGAAGGATTTATGAAGTACAACGTGCCTTTATCCAATTTTGTCGCCATAGCAAAAAAAATGTACGCGTTGCGCTGTGTTATGGCCCAGGCGCAGGAGAATAGGGATTAA